One window of the Pieris rapae chromosome 13, ilPieRapa1.1, whole genome shotgun sequence genome contains the following:
- the LOC110993541 gene encoding pH-sensitive chloride channel 2-like: MRVIFVLWSFFLLINYTTGQNTTIDLECPSLEYGDTYTQSEFLSRLAHTCRYDHLLLPTYETRDVVYVHASAYIYFIQPAEAHDLNFKLHFLLQLRWTDPRLAYSAYSPEREKIIGEDDLRTRVWAPHLYIPNEQSSSLMGTDSKDVLISIAPNGEVLFSRRMQGVLYCWMNLQKFPFDVQTCSMNLESWKYNASILRLMWEIDNPVRLSSELHLTEYSLLDYWTNESVVRGEIVNMRVGGAGNYSALKFTFKLSREVGYYLMDYFIPSMMIVAMSWVTFWLQADASPPRITLGTSTMLSFITLASSQAKTLPKVSYIKASEIWFLGCTGFIFAALVEFAFVNTIFYRKNVAPLKKVNSKYILKSTLTPRLARKELQKEIAESSPQLSKSRSCSSLSQDTNNDPAGMGYNNYLTVHSFPSAINVPTITTESYDDVISRQSPGRHLNSGSENSDELPQHHTWTEMTPKEIAAWIDKRCRVLFPLLFLCFNILYWTFVYCL, encoded by the exons ATGAGagtgatttttgttttgtggtCTTTCTTTttgctaataaattatacaacagGTCAAAATACTac GATCGACCTAGAATGCCCGTCCCTGGAGTATGGAGATACATACACACAATCGGAGTTTCTCTCCCGGCTTGCTCACACGTGTCGCTACGACCATCTCCTACTGCCGACTTATGAAACCCGCGACGTTGTCTATGTTCACGCCAGTGCTTATATATACTTCATTCAACCAGCTGAGGCTCATGAtttg AACTTTAAGCTTCACTTCCTTCTTCAATTGCGATGGACAGATCCAAGATTGGCCTATTCAGCGTATTCCCCTGAAAGGGAGAAAATAATTGGCGAAGACGATCTCCGAACTCGCGTTTGGGCACCGCACTTATACATTCCTAACGAACAATCATCCAGTTTGATGGGTACTGATAGTAAGGATGTCCTTATATCGATAGCGCCGaatggagaagtactgttcaGCCGGCGGATGCAGGGTGTTCTGTATTGCTGGATGAACCTTCAGAAATTTCCATTTGATGTGCAGACGTGTTCTATGAATTTAGAGAGCT GGAAATACAACGCGTCCATTCTACGCTTGATGTGGGAGATAGATAATCCCGTTCGGCTATCTTCAGAGCTGCATTTGACAGAATATTCCCTGCTCGACTATTGGACCAATGAGTCGGTTGTTCGAGGAGAAATAGTTAACATGAGAGTGGGTGGAG CGGGTAACTACAGTGCTTTGAAATTTACATTCAAATTAAGCCGAGAGGTCGGTTACTACTTAATGGATTATTTCATCCCTTCAATGATGATTGTCGCCATGTCATGGGTCACCTTCTGGTTGCAAGCTGATGCGTCACCTCCACGAATCACACTGG gtACCAGTACCATGTTATCGTTTATCACACTGGCATCATCTCAAGCGAAAACTCTCCCAAAGGTTTCATACATCAAAGCAAGTGAAATCTGGTTCTTAGGCTGCACTGGTTTCATTTTCGCAGCCCTTGTTGAATTCGCATTCGTCAACACTATTTTCTACAggaa GAATGTTGCTCCTTTGAAGAAAGTGAACAGTAAATACATACTAAAAAGTACGTTAACTCCGCGGCTGGCACGTAAAGAACTACAGAAAGAAATAGCTGAATCATCACCACAGCTAAGCAAGTCTCGCTCATGTTCTTCACTGTCACAGGATACTAATAATGATCCAGCAGGAATGGGATACAACAATTACCTAACGGTTCAT AGCTTCCCGTCAGCAATAAACGTTCCAACTATTACGACAGAGAGCTATGACGATGTAATTAGCAGACAGTCACCAGGGCGACACCTTAACTCCGGTAGTGAAAACTCCGATGAGCTTCCTCAGCATCATACATGGACTGAGATGACGCCCAAGGAAATTGCTGCCTGGATCGATAAACGCTGTAGAGTTCTGTTTCCCTTACTAttcttatgttttaatatactttactGGACGTTTGTCTATTGTCTTTAA